The following coding sequences are from one Rutidosis leptorrhynchoides isolate AG116_Rl617_1_P2 chromosome 11, CSIRO_AGI_Rlap_v1, whole genome shotgun sequence window:
- the LOC139876468 gene encoding protein NRT1/ PTR FAMILY 8.1-like, whose protein sequence is MPEIVYRNSTVDLQEEIYTKDGTVDYQNNPADKRITGTWRACPFILGNECCERLAYYGMSTNLLLYFKNNLHQHSATASKNLSNWSGTCYLTPLLGAFFADAYLGRYWTIAIFSIIYVLGMALLTISASVPGLKPTCVSKENCHATGADIAVTYLALYLVALGTGGIKPCVSSYGADQFDDSDEVEKKHKSSFFNWFYFSINIGALLASSLLVWIQDNVGWGWGFGIPTVAMAIAVGSFFSGTRLYRNQKPGGSPFTRICQVIVASWRKRGVRVPDDKSSLYETTNATSTIEGSRKLDHTKDFSFLDKAAVELRSDQVKASIDPWRLCTVTQVEEFKSIIKLLPIWATTIIFATVYSQMSNLFVLQGSYMDITINKFEIPPASLSIFDTLSVLFWVPVYDFVIVPYARRFTGHKTGITQLQRMGIGLVISIFAMLSAGILEVIRLGIVKRNNYYDLENMPMSIFWQVPQYFLIGCAEVFTFIGQLEFFYDQAPDSMRSLCSALSLTTVALGNYLSSLLVTIVMGISTKGGKPGWIPDNLNRGSLQNFFWLLSVLSALNLVAYLLVARWYTYKRAVGTLR, encoded by the exons ATGCCTGAAATAGTCTATAGAAATTCAACAGTTGATCTACAAGAAGAAATATACACTAAAGATGGCACAGTTGATTACCAAAACAATCCTGCTGACAAGAGGATTACAGGAACCTGGAGGGCCTGTCCTTTTATTTTAG GAAACGAATGTTGTGAAAGATTGGCATACTACGGTATGAGCACGAATCTATTATTGTATTTTAagaataacctgcatcagcatagtGCTACTGCGTCTAAAAATCTCTCGAATTGGTCTGGAACGTGTTATCTCACACCATTGCTTGGTGCGTTTTTCGCTGATGCCTATTTGGGCAGATATTGGACCATTGCCATTTTCTCCATCATCTATGTCCTG GGAATGGCTTTATTGACAATATCAGCATCGGTCCCAGGACTAAAGCCGACTTGTGTGTCGAAAGAGAATTGTCACGCTACCGGCGCAGACATTGCGGTAACATATTTGGCACTTTATCTAGTGGCCCTCGGTACGGGCGGGATCAAACCGTGTGTCTCATCCTACGGTGCAGATCAATTTGACGATTCTGATGAGGTCGAGAAAAAACACAAGAGTTCGTTCTTCAATTGGTTCTATTTCTCGATTAATATCGGTGCATTACTTGCTTCATCACTACTTGTTTGGATCCAAGATAATGTGGGTTGGGGTTGGGGATTTGGTATTCCAACTGTGGCTATGGCAATTGCTGTTGGATCGTTTTTTTCGGGAACTCGTTTGTACCGGAATCAGAAACCGGGTGGCAGCCCGTTCACCCGTATTTGCCAGGTTATTGTTGCTTCGTGGAGGAAACGTGGGGTCCGTGTGCCTGATGATAAGTCGAGTTTGTATGAAACCACGAATGCCACGTCTACTATCGAAGGAAGTCGTAAGCTTGACCATACCAAAGATTTTAG TTTTTTGGACAAAGCAGCCGTAGAGTTACGATCGGATCAAGTTAAAGCATCGATCGACCCGTGGCGTCTATGCACCGTGACCCAAGTCGAGGAATTTAAATCGATCATCAAACTACTTCCGATATGGGCCACAACGATCATCTTCGCAACCGTCTACAGTCAAATGAGTAATCTTTTCGTACTACAAGGTTCATACATGGACATCACAATTAACAAATTCGAAATCCCGCCTGCTTCACTTAGCATCTTCGATACCCTTAGTGTACTTTTCTGGGTCCCGGTTTACGACTTTGTCATCGTACCATACGCCCGTAGGTTCACGGGTCACAAAACGGGCATCACCCAGCTCCAAAGAATGGGTATCGGTTTAGTAATCTCGATTTTCGCAATGTTATCAGCCGGAATATTAGAAGTGATCCGGCTCGGGATCGTTAAACGAAACAATTATTATGATTTAGAAAATATGCCCATGTCGATTTTTTGGCAGGTCCCACAGTATTTCTTGATCGGTTGTGCAGAAGTTTTTACGTTTATTGGTCAACTCGAGTTTTTTTACGATCAAGCTCCCGATTCTATGAGGAGTTTGTGTTCAGCGTTATCGTTAACGACAGTTGCGTTAGGGAATTATTTGAGTTCGTTACTTGTGACGATTGTAATGGGTATTAGTACTAAAGGTGGTAAACCGGGTTGGATACCGGATAATTTAAACCGCGGGTCGTTGCAAAATTTCTTCTGGCTTTTGAGCGTTTTGAGTGCGCTAAATCTCGTAGCTTATCTACTTGTGGCTAGGTGGTACACTTATAAACGAGCTGTCGGGACTCTTCGTTAA